GCTGTCCAAGCCGGCGCTGGCGACCATTGGTCTCTTCATTGCCCTGGCCTACTGGAATGACTGGTATAATGCGCTGCTCTTCATCTCCAAGTCCGACCTGATGCCGCTGCAGTACTATCTCTATAAGATGCTCGGCAATATGGACGGTATGCGCAAGGCGATGATGGCCTCCGGCGCGGTGGTCAACACCGATCTGCCGACCGAGAGCCTGAAGATGGCGATGACGATTGTGGCCACCGGGCCGATCCTGCTGGCGTATCCATTCATTCAGAAGTATTTTGTTACAGGTCTTACGATTGGTGCCGTTAAGGGATGATCACAGGGCAACCTGGTTATCAATATAACAATCAAGCAACTATTATCTTAAGGGGGAAATACAGGTCATGATGAATAAGAAAAAGAAACTGACAGCTACGCTTGCAGCAATGATGACACTGGGGACGGTTCTCAGCGCCTGCGGCGGTAACAATAACGGTAATACAGCAGCTGAAGCCACCAAGGCTCCGGCAGCATCCGAAGGGGCAGCCACGAACTCCGGCGCTCCTGACACTTCCAAGGAAGTGAAGCTCAAAATGATTCTGCTCGGACCGCAGCCCGGCGATTACGATAAGGTCTTCGGCGAGCTGAATGCCAAGCTGAAAGAAAAAATCAATGCAACCGTGGAAACTGAATTCCTGGACTGGTCTGACTGGACTCAGAAGTACCCGCTGAAGTTCGCGGCCAATGAGGATTTTGACCTTGTGTATTCTGCGAACTGGGCCTTCTATAACGATCAGGCGCTTAAAGGCGGCTTCTTGGAATTGACCGATGATATGCTGCAAAAATACATGCCGAAGACCTGGGAAGTGATGCCGAAGGTGAACTGGGAGCAGGCTAAGGTAGACGGCAAGCTCTTCATGGTACCGAACAACAATGTTGAGGTAACCGATAAAGTGGTGCTGTACCGCGAGGATCTGCGCAAGAAATACAATCTGCCTGAAATCAACAGCCCTGAGACCTACGCCACATATCTGAAAACGATTGCTAAGGATGAGAAAGGCATCACCGCTTTTGGAGCGAAACCGGCAGACGGCTGGAAGTTCCATGAGCTGGATCAGACGCTGCTGGAGCAGAACAACAACTTCAAGCTGGTCGACCGCAGCCTGCTGCCGCTGGCGTACAAGCTCGAAGATGCTTCCGGCAAAGTCTTCAATATCTATGACACTCCAGAGTTCACAACCCTGCTGAAATACTACAAAGACCTGGCCGATAACGGCGCATGGTCGAAGAACGTAGTCAGCAACAAAAATGACGTATGGCAGGATGTCAAGGCAGGTAAGGTATCCTCTTATGCCCACAACCTGGGTACGGTAGCCGCTAACCTGTCCGAAATGCGCCGTGACAAACCGGAAATTGAGCTCGGCATTGCCGATCTGACACCGGACAAGAAGAAAATTGCTGCAATCTCTACACAGAACGGGATGTCCGTCCATGCCAGCTCGAAGAACCCTGAGCGTGCACTGATGCTGATCGACCTGCTGCAGAATGACAAGGAAATTCACGATTTGACTATGTACGGGATTGCCGGAAGCAACTACAATCCGGAAGGCGACAAGAAGTTCACTGCCGGTCCTGCTGCCGCGAACTACACAGGCTTCTCGAACTGGGGCTGGAACTCCCCGCTGAACCGTCAGGATGCTGCATATCCTGAGGAAGCAAATGCGATGTTCGACAAATGGCAGTCCAGCATCTACCACTTCCCGCTGGAGACCTTTGTCTTCGACTCCACACCGGTGAAGAACGAAGTGGCTAACATCGGCAACGTTATGCTGCGCTATGCAATTCCGCTGGAATACGGCTTGATTGAGGATATCGACAAAGGCCAGGCGGAACTGTTGAAGCAATTGAAATCTGCCGGACTCGATAAAGTACAGACGGAAATGCAGAAGCAAATCGATGCGTTCCTGGCTGCGCAGAAGTAAGCATACAGCATAAGCTTCCAGACTGCTCCAAAGCATTGGCTTTGGGGCAGTTTTTGTGAAATCATAGGTACAGGTTGTATATGGATCATATCCTAACGGCAAAGGAGACCTTCTCATGAATTATACGATTCAGGCTCAAGTGTCCCCCAAGAATATCTATCCCTCTTCGCTTCGTCTGGGCGGAACCAGCCCCCAAGGAGATGAGATCAGCTTCACCAATTATTATATGGAGCTTAACGGCAAGCCTTATGTCGCGATCTGCGGCGAATTCCATTATTCCCGTTATCCCGAAGCAGACTGGGAGACGGAAATCCGCAAAATGAAGCTGTCGGGCATCAATGTAATTGCTACCTATATCTTCTGGAATCACCATGAAGAGCGGGAAGGGGAGATGGACTGGACGGGCAACCGCGATCTGCGGCGGTTCGTTAAGCTGTGCCGGAATAACGGACTCTATGTTATTCTGCGTGTCGGGCCGTTCTGCCACGGTGAGGTCCGCAACGGCGGGCTGCCGGACTGGCTGTTCGGGCGCGAGTTCGATGTCCGCTCCAATGATGCAGGCTATCTGCGGCTTGTTCAGCGCCTGTTCGGGGAGATCGGGCATCAGGCCCGCGGCCTGATGTTCAAGGACGGCGGGCCGGTCATCGGCATCCAGCTGGAGAATGAGCTGAATGCCGCCGCTGCACTGTGGGAGGAGACCGCCAAGCAGGGCGATGAGTATCTTAGCGGCGGGGTAAGCGGTGCTGAAGGCTCAGAGCATATGCGTCTGCTCAAGCAGTACGCGTCAGATGCCGGGCTGATAGCTCCGATATATACGAGCACAGGCTGGGGAGCCGCACCGTTCCTGGAGGATGAGGTGCTGCCGCTGTATGGCGGATATGCGTATACGCCCTGGAGCATCAGTGACCCGAACCAGACCCAGAAGCCTACGCCGGAGTATGTCTTCGTGAACTTCCATGACGATCAGGCGCCGGGCGGTGAATTCAATCCGCCGTATCCACGGACGAAATACCCGTTCGCCTGCTGTGAGATGGGCGGCGGGATGCAGACCTGGTACCTGTCCCGCTTCCAGGTGGAGCCGGAGAGCGTCATCGCTATGAGCTTAATGAAGCTGGCCGGGGGCTGCAACTTCATCGGCTATTATATGTTCCACGGCGGAACGAATCCGGTGGGCAGCACCGGATATCTGAACGAGAGCACCACCCCCAAGCTGACCTATGACTTCCAGGCGCCGATCGGCGAGTTCGGGCAGATCCGCGAATCGAACGGCCTGCTCCGCCCGCTGCATTATTTCCTGCGCCGGTTCGCTGACCGGCTGGCTCCGCTGGCAACGGTGCTTCCGGCCGGGGCTGAGGCGATCACGCCGGAGGATGCGCATTCACTGCGTTATGCAGTCCGCACTAATGGCAGGTCGGGCTTCCTGTTCGTCAATAATTATCAGGACCATGTGCAGATGGATACACATGAAGAGGTTGTGTTTGGTGTTAAGCTGGGTGCGGAGGTCATTAGCTTCCCGCAGCGGAGCAGCCTGACGGTTCAGTCCAAGGCATCCTTCCTGCTGCCGTTCAACTTCGATCTGGACGGACTGAATCTTAAGTATGCTACGGCACAGCCTGTCACGGCAGTCGAAACGGATGAAGCAGCTACCTACTTCTTCTCCATGCCGGAAGGGGTGGACGGTGAGTTCCAGCTCGCGGCGGAGGGCGGCATATTGGACGTTGTTGCTGATGCCGGAGACGTAGTGCAGGATGGCGGCTACACGTTCGTGCTTCCGCATGATGTATCGTCCATGATTGTCATCAAGCGCGAGGGCGCCAGAGAAGTGCGGATCTATGCGGTGAGCGCCAGGGAAGCCTCGGAGCTGTGGGAGCTGGAGGAGAACGGACAGAACCGGGTGTTGTTCTCACCTGTTCCACCGGTGCAGACTCCGGACGGAATCGAATTCATCAGCCCGGGGCAGCATGCCTTCACGTTCCGGGAATATACGGGCGGAGCTGCGGCGGCCCCGCAGTGGCATCCGGTCCAGGCGGATGCAGCCGTCAGCGGGCGGCGCGAGGGCTGGTTCCAGGTGTATGATGTCCAGGTTCCGGCCCAAGAGATCGGTGTTACGGTGCGGCGGATTCATGATCATAAGGTGGTGCTAGAACTGCCGGAGACTGTGCTGGAAGGCACGGAAGAAGTACTGCTGAGCATTGATTATACAGGCAATGTGGGCTACGCTTTTGCTGGCGGCAAGCTGTTTCACGATCACTTCTACAACGGCTTGCCGTGGGAGATCGGGTTGTTACGGTTCCGCGAGGTGCTGCGCCGGGGTGAGATCGTGCTGGAGACCACGCCGCGCCGCACCGGTGCTGTCAAGCTGGCCGATGACGCCGCCATGGCGGTGGAGAAGGTGTTCGAGGGCGAAGCGGTGGCGGTGTTCCACAGTGTAACTGCAACGCCGGTGTACCGGGTGGGGGTTAGACGGTAGAGCAGTAGCTGCTGGAAAGGTTGCGGATGTGGGGAGAGGAATTGGCCTTCCCGTGAGCTGATGGTGGATGCGCGGACTGTGAGGCCCTTATTCGGTCTGAAAGGACTGAATTTGCCGTATTTGCGGACTCAGTGGACCTTATTCTTCGGATTCCCCCTCGTTTATGGCCAGAGTGTGCGGAATAAGCGCAACTGAGTCCGCGGAGGGTGCCAAAAGTGGTGCTATCGGCGAAATAAGCGCATGTGAGTCCGTGTCTCCCCAGGGGGGGACGCAAAAAGTTTGTGTGAACGATTATACCCA
This region of Paenibacillus sp. FSL K6-1096 genomic DNA includes:
- a CDS encoding ABC transporter substrate-binding protein, which gives rise to MMNKKKKLTATLAAMMTLGTVLSACGGNNNGNTAAEATKAPAASEGAATNSGAPDTSKEVKLKMILLGPQPGDYDKVFGELNAKLKEKINATVETEFLDWSDWTQKYPLKFAANEDFDLVYSANWAFYNDQALKGGFLELTDDMLQKYMPKTWEVMPKVNWEQAKVDGKLFMVPNNNVEVTDKVVLYREDLRKKYNLPEINSPETYATYLKTIAKDEKGITAFGAKPADGWKFHELDQTLLEQNNNFKLVDRSLLPLAYKLEDASGKVFNIYDTPEFTTLLKYYKDLADNGAWSKNVVSNKNDVWQDVKAGKVSSYAHNLGTVAANLSEMRRDKPEIELGIADLTPDKKKIAAISTQNGMSVHASSKNPERALMLIDLLQNDKEIHDLTMYGIAGSNYNPEGDKKFTAGPAAANYTGFSNWGWNSPLNRQDAAYPEEANAMFDKWQSSIYHFPLETFVFDSTPVKNEVANIGNVMLRYAIPLEYGLIEDIDKGQAELLKQLKSAGLDKVQTEMQKQIDAFLAAQK
- a CDS encoding beta-galactosidase, encoding MNYTIQAQVSPKNIYPSSLRLGGTSPQGDEISFTNYYMELNGKPYVAICGEFHYSRYPEADWETEIRKMKLSGINVIATYIFWNHHEEREGEMDWTGNRDLRRFVKLCRNNGLYVILRVGPFCHGEVRNGGLPDWLFGREFDVRSNDAGYLRLVQRLFGEIGHQARGLMFKDGGPVIGIQLENELNAAAALWEETAKQGDEYLSGGVSGAEGSEHMRLLKQYASDAGLIAPIYTSTGWGAAPFLEDEVLPLYGGYAYTPWSISDPNQTQKPTPEYVFVNFHDDQAPGGEFNPPYPRTKYPFACCEMGGGMQTWYLSRFQVEPESVIAMSLMKLAGGCNFIGYYMFHGGTNPVGSTGYLNESTTPKLTYDFQAPIGEFGQIRESNGLLRPLHYFLRRFADRLAPLATVLPAGAEAITPEDAHSLRYAVRTNGRSGFLFVNNYQDHVQMDTHEEVVFGVKLGAEVISFPQRSSLTVQSKASFLLPFNFDLDGLNLKYATAQPVTAVETDEAATYFFSMPEGVDGEFQLAAEGGILDVVADAGDVVQDGGYTFVLPHDVSSMIVIKREGAREVRIYAVSAREASELWELEENGQNRVLFSPVPPVQTPDGIEFISPGQHAFTFREYTGGAAAAPQWHPVQADAAVSGRREGWFQVYDVQVPAQEIGVTVRRIHDHKVVLELPETVLEGTEEVLLSIDYTGNVGYAFAGGKLFHDHFYNGLPWEIGLLRFREVLRRGEIVLETTPRRTGAVKLADDAAMAVEKVFEGEAVAVFHSVTATPVYRVGVRR